Proteins from a single region of Dysosmobacter acutus:
- a CDS encoding sensor histidine kinase: MRCLLNIKNPRIFSFSWKDLLISAGILFCAVELCILLRMADTSDGFASPIFVLAVLLISRLTTGYLFGLISAVLGVIGVNFIFTYPYWAFNFTISGYPLTFLTLLGVSLITCTMTTKIKQQDRLRAETEKEKMRANLLRSVSHDIRTPLTSIMGSTSAVLENPNLSKEEQKKLLEDARDEAQWLIRVVENLLSITRIGDAQAQITKEPEAAEEVLGEAVRKFRKRFPSVCVRVEAPDELLLVPMDAILIEQVLSNLLENAVFHGETTTSILLSVQSEGRYARFSVADNGCGIPEKELSTLFDGTLKRSETASGDGKRNMGLGLSVCLAIVRAHNGTMDAKNLDRGAEFSFRLPLFEEESL, encoded by the coding sequence GTGAGGTGCCTTTTGAATATAAAAAACCCGCGAATTTTTTCATTCTCCTGGAAAGATCTGCTGATCTCAGCGGGAATTCTCTTCTGCGCGGTGGAACTTTGTATTCTGCTGCGGATGGCGGATACCAGCGACGGCTTTGCCTCGCCGATCTTCGTGCTTGCGGTGCTGCTGATCTCCCGGCTGACCACAGGCTATTTGTTCGGACTGATCTCGGCGGTTTTGGGCGTCATCGGCGTCAACTTTATTTTTACTTACCCCTATTGGGCGTTTAACTTCACCATTTCCGGCTATCCGCTGACCTTTCTCACGCTGCTTGGCGTATCCCTGATCACCTGCACCATGACCACAAAGATCAAGCAGCAGGACCGGCTGAGGGCGGAGACGGAAAAGGAAAAAATGCGCGCCAACCTGCTCCGTTCCGTCTCCCATGACATCCGCACTCCACTGACCTCCATCATGGGTTCCACCTCAGCGGTGTTGGAAAACCCGAATCTCTCCAAAGAGGAGCAGAAAAAGCTGCTGGAGGACGCCCGGGATGAGGCCCAGTGGCTCATTCGGGTCGTGGAAAACCTGCTGTCCATCACCCGGATCGGCGATGCCCAGGCTCAGATTACAAAAGAGCCGGAGGCGGCGGAAGAGGTGTTGGGCGAGGCTGTGCGAAAGTTCCGCAAGCGCTTCCCCTCTGTCTGCGTGCGGGTAGAGGCTCCGGATGAACTGCTTTTGGTTCCCATGGACGCGATCCTCATTGAGCAGGTTCTGTCCAATCTTTTGGAAAACGCCGTATTTCACGGAGAGACCACCACAAGCATCCTGCTCTCCGTCCAGTCCGAGGGCCGCTACGCCCGGTTCTCCGTGGCGGACAACGGCTGCGGCATTCCAGAGAAGGAACTTTCCACTCTCTTCGATGGCACGCTTAAGCGCAGTGAAACGGCATCCGGAGACGGCAAGCGCAACATGGGCCTGGGGCTCTCCGTCTGCCTGGCCATTGTCCGAGCCCACAACGGCACCATGGACGCTAAAAATTTGGATAGAGGGGCGGAGTTTTCATTTCGCCTGCCCCTTTTTGAGGAGGAGTCTCTATGA